Proteins encoded together in one Staphylococcus aureus window:
- the nhaC gene encoding Na+/H+ antiporter NhaC codes for MMKRKPTFLESISTMIVMVIVVVTGFVFFDIPIQVLLIIASAYATWIAKRVGLTWQDLEKGIAERLNTAMPAILIILAVGIIVGSWMFSGTVPALIYYGLDLLNPSYFLISAFFISAVTSVATGTAWGSASTAGIALISIGNQLGIPPGMAAGAIIAGAVFGDKMSPLSDTTNLAALVTKVNIFKHIHSMMWTTIPASIIGLLVWFIAGFQFKGHSNDKQIQTLLSELAQIYQINIWVWVPLIVIIVCLLFKMATVPAMLISSFSAIIVGTFNHHFKMTDGFKATFSGFNESMIHQSHISSSVKSLLEQGGMMSMTQILVTIFCGYAFAGIVEKAGCLEVLLTTISKGIHSVGSLICITVICCIALVFAAGVASIVIIMVGVLMKDLFEKYQVSRSVLSRTLEDSSTMVLPLIPWGTSGIYYTNQLHVSVEEFFIWTVPCYLCAIIAIIYGFTGIGIKKSSNSRLT; via the coding sequence ATGATGAAAAGAAAACCCACCTTTTTAGAATCAATTTCGACAATGATTGTAATGGTTATTGTTGTTGTAACAGGCTTTGTGTTTTTTGATATTCCAATTCAAGTATTATTAATTATTGCCTCAGCATATGCCACATGGATTGCAAAACGTGTAGGCTTAACATGGCAAGATTTAGAAAAAGGCATTGCAGAACGTTTAAATACTGCAATGCCTGCAATTTTAATTATACTAGCGGTAGGAATTATAGTAGGCAGTTGGATGTTTTCTGGCACAGTGCCAGCCTTGATTTATTATGGCTTAGATTTATTGAATCCAAGCTATTTTTTAATATCAGCCTTTTTTATAAGTGCTGTTACATCTGTAGCAACTGGTACAGCATGGGGCTCTGCATCAACTGCAGGGATTGCACTTATTTCTATTGGTAATCAATTGGGGATTCCTCCAGGGATGGCAGCGGGTGCTATTATAGCAGGGGCTGTGTTTGGCGATAAAATGTCACCATTATCAGATACAACTAATTTAGCGGCGCTTGTTACTAAAGTTAATATATTTAAACATATACATTCGATGATGTGGACGACGATACCTGCATCAATCATAGGTTTATTAGTATGGTTTATTGCTGGATTTCAATTTAAAGGGCATTCAAATGATAAACAGATTCAAACTTTGTTATCAGAGCTTGCACAGATTTATCAAATTAACATATGGGTCTGGGTTCCCTTAATTGTGATCATTGTTTGTTTGCTATTTAAAATGGCTACAGTGCCAGCTATGCTAATATCAAGCTTTTCTGCCATTATAGTGGGGACTTTTAATCATCATTTCAAAATGACAGATGGTTTCAAAGCAACATTTAGTGGTTTTAACGAATCAATGATACATCAGTCTCATATTTCATCCAGTGTGAAAAGCTTGTTAGAACAGGGTGGTATGATGAGTATGACCCAAATATTAGTAACGATATTTTGCGGATATGCATTTGCAGGTATTGTAGAAAAAGCAGGATGTTTAGAAGTCTTATTAACTACTATTTCTAAAGGCATCCATTCTGTAGGAAGTTTAATATGTATTACTGTTATTTGTTGTATTGCGCTTGTATTCGCTGCAGGTGTTGCTTCGATTGTAATTATTATGGTCGGTGTGTTAATGAAAGATTTGTTCGAAAAATACCAAGTCTCTCGTTCCGTTTTATCAAGAACACTTGAAGACTCAAGTACGATGGTCTTACCTTTAATACCATGGGGAACATCAGGTATTTACTATACGAATCAACTTCATGTCTCTGTTGAAGAATTTTTCATATGGACAGTACCATGTTATTTATGCGCAATTATAGCAATTATCTATGGTTTTACAGGGATAGGTATTAAAAAGTCATCGAATTCACGTTTAACTTAA